One genomic window of Gimesia chilikensis includes the following:
- the mutM gene encoding bifunctional DNA-formamidopyrimidine glycosylase/DNA-(apurinic or apyrimidinic site) lyase, which produces MPELPEVETMVRGIRDAVEGARIREFVKCRCTCKPISMKPGLKSIQGRVLNQSVVSVRRLAKRVILDLENEESFVIEPRMTGLMLLSDPPDREHLRLEWRLQNGRKQTSLWFWDRRGLGTVQLLRKAELETVLGPAKLGPDALALTLQELEQRCARTSRAIKVALLDQKMVAGIGNLYASEILHLSRIHPQRPANELNADEVKALHQATRKILKTAIRYEGSTLGDGTYRNALNKSGGYQNHHRVYSRAGEHCPTCRGAEIIRIVQAQRSTFYCPCCQVGHSL; this is translated from the coding sequence GTGCCAGAGCTGCCGGAAGTGGAAACCATGGTGCGGGGCATTCGCGATGCCGTCGAAGGCGCCCGGATCCGTGAATTCGTCAAATGCCGCTGTACCTGTAAGCCGATTTCGATGAAACCAGGCCTGAAGTCGATCCAGGGCAGGGTTTTAAATCAGTCGGTGGTTTCCGTAAGGAGACTCGCGAAACGCGTGATTCTGGACCTGGAGAACGAGGAGTCGTTCGTCATTGAACCCCGCATGACTGGACTGATGTTACTCTCCGATCCGCCGGATCGCGAACACCTCCGCCTGGAATGGCGTCTGCAGAACGGGCGCAAGCAGACATCACTCTGGTTCTGGGACCGTCGTGGACTGGGAACGGTTCAATTATTACGCAAAGCCGAACTGGAGACCGTGCTCGGCCCCGCAAAGCTCGGTCCGGATGCCCTGGCACTGACACTCCAGGAACTAGAGCAGCGGTGTGCCCGCACCAGCCGGGCGATCAAAGTCGCCTTACTGGACCAGAAAATGGTCGCCGGCATCGGGAATCTCTACGCCAGTGAGATTCTGCATCTGAGCCGGATTCATCCCCAGCGCCCCGCCAATGAACTGAATGCAGACGAAGTCAAAGCCCTGCATCAGGCGACGCGCAAGATACTAAAGACCGCCATCCGCTACGAAGGTTCGACACTCGGCGATGGCACTTATCGGAATGCGTTGAACAAATCGGGCGGCTATCAGAATCATCACCGCGTCTACAGCCGGGCGGGAGAACACTGTCCCACCTGCCGGGGCGCGGAGATCATTCGCATCGTGCAGGCGCAGCGTTCCACTTTCTACTGTCCCTGTTGCCAGGTCGGTCACAGCCTCTGA